A single region of the Aeromonas hydrophila subsp. hydrophila ATCC 7966 genome encodes:
- a CDS encoding AAA family ATPase: MKILSLSGENLASLTGQFTIDFAGGALGAAGLFAITGNTGAGKSTLLDAICLALYDEMPRFIANRKNVAEVGRMDDEEKLKANDVRGILSRGHASGFAEVQFRGCDGRVWLARWAVRRARNRAEGRFQAQERSLTDVASGQVFSGSKRELQDRIDELVGLSWEQFRRAVILPQGEFAAFLKSSADERSALLERMTGTELYSAISIQTHERAREEQQKLAAIGQRLGDVALMDEATREQWVSQQVSLATSLKHEQQQQQLMQDLRDLNGRIAAQLQACQEGEAALAAAEAAHGAAAPEREEFARAEQAQVARADHDELARLTLEVQQQEKALAELGPELGKLEEQTQQSALTEQQLLAKKIAAEREWGALQPELKRAQELDTRIREKQQQLQKIQQEGAQEREVQLTLEQGWRQQRQQVEQLKAQHQQWGAWLEEHKELAPVARQWQPLLTAMQDWAEDADRLQQLLTLREHKLRALRQLQHQLEQGQQERDYWQREQERLQQQQHELQEQQWEGRLVKAQEQWQGQTEQLGQLRQLLELADYGHNHGEQHGRLQQEIAQLEQALGKLAILGDELTPARERLALQRDEARHALEQSRAIASFEQHRHILRDGEPCPLCGAEEHPYHQSQPQVAGILGQLAERVRSLELEWERLNHQYIQCESERQELARQLAVRQQHLPELETRAEQLTQRWQQLGGAELLGHPLPLRQRPIEWNELMSTLLGRGQSLEQGLARSQQQLREAQQGQQQLQAVRQQLSQLTSQHQQFEQQWQEADRQRIALEGEVKAMGEQETTLRQRLEQGGSRLDEQMGGQPWRQWLGSQQWHEWQRACEAWLHGQSEWERLTGEIASLTPALSAQEARLQTQRELLHKLERDYKEHEQQRQGLVTSRATCLGGEEIAQVEIRWQQRLQQLASELETMQGAARALRERQTELKTRLSHLEQEKQVSSRRRREVLGRWAAHASSLGIAEYDLRRLLAMSPDELKARRAALQALEDARAEARTRLTERQRALALEESKRDRYREHHPELAALAPQELDSRLTALEAHCRALDEQLFQCKSTLAQAEAAALKAGSLQEELAAQQAVADHWQRLCDLIGSASGAKLRTFAQSLTLERLLLEANAQLAELSPRYRLERVPGTDLALQVVDLDMGDEVRSVDSLSGGESFLVSLALALALSSLSSRQTQVESLFIDEGFGTLDPDSLDLALSSLDSLQAAGRQIGVISHVQTLVERIGVQVRVEALGGGESRVVLPG; this comes from the coding sequence ATGAAAATCTTGTCGCTGTCAGGGGAGAATCTGGCCAGCCTGACCGGTCAATTCACCATCGACTTTGCCGGTGGTGCCCTGGGGGCCGCCGGCCTGTTTGCCATCACCGGTAATACCGGCGCCGGCAAGAGTACCCTGCTCGATGCCATCTGTCTGGCGCTCTACGACGAGATGCCGCGCTTTATCGCCAATCGCAAGAACGTCGCCGAAGTGGGCCGCATGGATGACGAGGAGAAGCTCAAGGCCAACGACGTGCGCGGCATCCTCAGCCGCGGCCATGCCAGCGGTTTCGCCGAGGTGCAGTTTCGCGGCTGTGACGGCCGCGTCTGGCTGGCCCGCTGGGCGGTGCGCCGTGCCCGCAACCGCGCCGAGGGGCGCTTTCAGGCCCAGGAGCGCAGCCTGACCGACGTGGCGTCGGGCCAGGTGTTCAGTGGCAGTAAGCGGGAGCTGCAGGATCGTATCGACGAGCTGGTGGGACTCTCCTGGGAGCAGTTTCGCCGCGCCGTCATCCTGCCGCAGGGAGAGTTTGCCGCCTTCCTCAAATCGAGCGCCGACGAGCGTTCGGCCCTGCTCGAACGGATGACCGGCACTGAGCTCTACTCCGCCATCTCGATTCAGACCCATGAACGGGCGCGGGAGGAGCAGCAGAAACTGGCCGCCATCGGCCAGCGGCTCGGCGACGTGGCGCTGATGGACGAGGCGACCCGCGAGCAGTGGGTGAGCCAGCAGGTGAGCCTCGCTACCAGCCTCAAGCACGAGCAGCAGCAACAGCAGCTGATGCAGGACTTGCGCGATCTCAACGGCCGCATCGCCGCGCAGTTGCAGGCCTGTCAGGAGGGAGAGGCGGCCCTTGCCGCGGCCGAGGCGGCCCATGGTGCGGCCGCCCCCGAGCGGGAGGAGTTCGCCCGCGCCGAGCAGGCCCAGGTGGCCCGCGCCGATCACGACGAGCTGGCTCGTCTCACCCTGGAAGTGCAGCAGCAGGAGAAGGCGCTGGCCGAGCTTGGCCCCGAACTTGGCAAGCTGGAGGAGCAGACCCAGCAGAGCGCCCTCACCGAACAGCAACTGCTGGCGAAGAAGATCGCCGCCGAGCGCGAGTGGGGCGCCCTGCAGCCCGAACTCAAACGGGCGCAGGAGCTCGACACCCGCATTCGGGAAAAGCAGCAGCAACTGCAGAAGATCCAGCAGGAGGGGGCACAGGAGCGGGAGGTGCAGCTCACCCTGGAGCAGGGCTGGCGCCAGCAGCGCCAGCAGGTGGAACAGCTCAAGGCCCAGCACCAGCAGTGGGGTGCCTGGCTTGAGGAGCACAAGGAACTGGCACCGGTGGCCCGCCAGTGGCAGCCCCTGCTTACCGCCATGCAGGATTGGGCCGAGGATGCCGACAGGCTCCAGCAGCTCCTTACCCTGCGCGAACACAAGCTGCGCGCCCTCAGGCAACTGCAACACCAGCTGGAGCAGGGGCAGCAGGAGCGTGACTACTGGCAGCGCGAGCAGGAGCGGCTGCAGCAGCAACAGCACGAGCTGCAGGAGCAGCAGTGGGAGGGGCGTCTGGTCAAGGCGCAGGAGCAGTGGCAAGGGCAGACCGAGCAGCTGGGCCAGCTGCGCCAGTTGCTGGAGCTGGCCGACTATGGCCACAATCACGGCGAGCAGCATGGTCGCCTGCAGCAGGAGATCGCCCAGCTGGAGCAGGCGCTCGGCAAGCTGGCCATCCTCGGCGACGAGCTGACGCCGGCCCGCGAGCGGCTCGCCCTGCAGCGGGACGAGGCGCGTCACGCGCTGGAGCAGTCCCGTGCCATCGCCAGTTTCGAGCAGCATCGCCATATCCTGCGCGACGGCGAACCTTGCCCGCTCTGCGGCGCCGAGGAGCACCCCTATCACCAGAGCCAGCCACAGGTGGCGGGCATTCTGGGGCAACTGGCGGAGCGCGTCCGCAGCCTGGAGCTCGAGTGGGAGCGGCTCAATCACCAATACATTCAGTGCGAGAGCGAGCGCCAGGAGCTGGCCCGTCAGCTGGCGGTGCGCCAGCAACATCTGCCTGAGCTGGAGACGCGCGCCGAGCAGCTGACCCAGCGCTGGCAGCAGCTGGGCGGTGCCGAGCTGCTGGGCCATCCGTTGCCGCTGCGTCAGAGACCGATCGAGTGGAACGAGTTGATGAGTACCCTGCTCGGCCGCGGCCAGAGCCTGGAGCAGGGGCTGGCTAGGAGCCAGCAGCAACTGCGCGAGGCCCAGCAGGGGCAGCAGCAGTTGCAGGCCGTGCGCCAGCAGCTGAGCCAGCTGACCAGCCAGCACCAGCAGTTCGAGCAGCAGTGGCAGGAGGCCGATCGCCAGCGCATCGCCCTGGAAGGGGAGGTGAAGGCGATGGGCGAGCAGGAAACGACCCTGCGCCAGCGCCTTGAGCAGGGGGGAAGCCGGCTCGACGAGCAGATGGGAGGCCAGCCCTGGCGTCAGTGGCTGGGCAGCCAGCAGTGGCACGAGTGGCAGCGGGCCTGCGAGGCCTGGCTGCACGGCCAGAGCGAGTGGGAGCGGCTGACCGGCGAGATTGCCAGCCTCACCCCGGCCCTGAGCGCCCAGGAGGCGCGCCTGCAGACCCAGCGCGAGCTGCTGCACAAGCTCGAGCGCGACTACAAGGAGCATGAACAGCAACGACAGGGGCTGGTCACCAGCCGCGCCACCTGTCTGGGGGGCGAGGAGATTGCCCAGGTCGAGATCCGCTGGCAGCAGCGGCTGCAGCAGCTGGCGAGCGAGCTGGAGACGATGCAGGGGGCGGCCCGCGCCTTGCGCGAGCGCCAGACCGAGCTCAAGACCCGTCTCAGCCATCTGGAGCAGGAGAAGCAGGTGAGCAGCCGGCGGCGACGGGAGGTGCTGGGGCGCTGGGCTGCCCACGCCAGCAGCCTCGGCATCGCCGAATATGACCTGCGCCGCCTGCTGGCCATGAGCCCGGATGAGCTCAAGGCGCGCCGCGCCGCCTTGCAGGCGCTGGAGGATGCCCGCGCCGAGGCGCGTACCCGTCTGACCGAGCGGCAGCGGGCGCTGGCGCTGGAGGAGAGCAAGCGAGATCGTTACCGCGAGCATCACCCCGAGCTGGCCGCGTTGGCGCCACAGGAGCTCGACAGCCGGCTGACGGCGCTGGAGGCGCACTGCCGCGCCCTCGACGAGCAGCTGTTCCAGTGCAAGAGCACGCTGGCCCAGGCCGAGGCGGCGGCCCTCAAGGCGGGTTCTTTGCAGGAGGAGCTGGCCGCCCAGCAGGCGGTGGCGGATCACTGGCAGCGGCTCTGTGATCTCATCGGTTCGGCCAGCGGCGCCAAGCTGCGTACCTTCGCCCAGAGCCTCACGCTGGAACGGCTGCTGCTGGAGGCCAACGCCCAGCTCGCCGAGCTCTCCCCCCGCTATCGACTGGAGCGGGTGCCCGGCACCGATCTGGCGCTGCAGGTGGTGGATCTCGACATGGGGGACGAGGTGCGCTCGGTGGACTCCCTCTCCGGCGGTGAGAGCTTCCTGGTGTCGCTGGCGCTGGCGCTGGCCCTCTCCAGCCTGTCGTCGCGCCAGACCCAGGTCGAATCGCTCTTTATCGACGAGGGCTTCGGCACCCTGGATCCCGACAGCCTGGATCTGGCGCTCTCAAGCCTGGATTCCCTGCAGGCGGCCGGCCGCCAGATCGGGGTCATCTCCCACGTGCAGACCCTGGTGGAGCGGATCGGCGTGCAGGTGCGGGTGGAGGCCCTCGGCGGCGGCGAAAGCCGGGTGGTACTGCCCGGCTGA
- a CDS encoding exonuclease SbcCD subunit D C-terminal domain-containing protein, whose protein sequence is MKILHTADWHLGHQLHGHDRRFEHDAFLDWLADTIKRRDIDALLVAGDLFDTANPPASAWQLLYRFLARLRAEHPALEMVLIGGNHDSPSKLDAPHELLRAFDLHLVGSISRDDEGRLETERLLVPLRGKNGEVAAWCAAVPFLRSSDLRPDGLSEGQDRLIEGVRQVYEAVLSEGRARCHPDQALIAMGHAYLAAGQLSELSERRVLGGNQHALPAELFAAADYTALGHLHLAQSPAEGVHYSGSPLPLSLAEANYNHQVLEVTFEGGKLARLERIPVPRAVEMIRLPQSGLDEALQAIEALDLPACPQQAQPFLEVRLLLPKPEARIRERVLAAIGDKPVRLARITTSYQGSGQGLADGAGQRRLDELSPTEVFRLCYQRQFDGEPEAELVASFEEILEQVKESSQ, encoded by the coding sequence ATGAAGATCCTGCATACCGCCGACTGGCATCTTGGCCATCAACTCCATGGCCACGATCGCCGTTTTGAACACGACGCCTTTCTCGACTGGCTGGCCGACACCATCAAGCGCCGCGACATCGACGCCCTGCTGGTGGCGGGCGACCTGTTCGATACCGCCAACCCCCCCGCCAGCGCCTGGCAGCTGCTCTACCGCTTTCTGGCGCGGCTGCGCGCCGAGCACCCGGCACTGGAGATGGTGCTGATCGGCGGCAACCACGACTCCCCCTCCAAGCTGGATGCCCCTCACGAGCTGCTGCGCGCCTTCGACCTGCATCTGGTGGGCAGCATCAGCCGGGACGACGAAGGGCGGCTCGAGACCGAGCGTCTGCTGGTGCCGCTGCGAGGCAAAAACGGCGAGGTGGCCGCCTGGTGTGCCGCCGTGCCGTTTCTGCGCAGCAGCGATCTGCGCCCCGACGGGCTCAGCGAGGGGCAGGACCGACTCATCGAAGGGGTACGCCAGGTCTATGAGGCAGTGCTGAGCGAGGGGCGTGCGCGCTGCCATCCGGATCAGGCCCTCATCGCCATGGGCCACGCCTATCTGGCGGCGGGCCAGCTCTCCGAGCTTTCAGAGCGGCGGGTGCTCGGCGGCAACCAGCATGCCCTGCCTGCCGAGCTGTTTGCCGCCGCCGACTACACGGCGCTGGGTCATTTGCACCTGGCCCAGAGCCCGGCCGAGGGGGTGCACTACAGCGGCTCGCCGCTACCGCTCTCGCTGGCCGAGGCGAACTACAACCATCAGGTGCTGGAGGTGACGTTTGAGGGGGGCAAGCTGGCCCGGCTTGAGCGGATCCCGGTGCCCCGCGCGGTGGAGATGATCCGGCTGCCCCAGAGCGGCCTCGACGAGGCGCTCCAGGCCATCGAGGCGTTGGACCTGCCCGCTTGCCCGCAGCAGGCGCAGCCCTTCCTCGAGGTGCGGCTGCTGTTGCCCAAACCCGAGGCCCGCATCCGCGAGCGCGTGCTGGCCGCCATCGGCGACAAGCCGGTGCGCCTTGCCCGCATCACGACCAGTTATCAGGGCTCGGGCCAGGGGCTGGCGGATGGTGCCGGCCAGCGCCGGTTGGATGAGCTCTCCCCCACCGAGGTGTTTCGCCTCTGCTATCAGCGTCAGTTCGACGGGGAGCCGGAGGCCGAGCTGGTGGCGTCGTTTGAAGAGATCCTGGAGCAGGTGAAGGAGTCCAGCCAATGA
- a CDS encoding GNAT family N-acetyltransferase, protein MLRASRSDDMDEIVEIWLLASLQAHDFVDASCWWQAQEDLRTRYLDHARIWVFEERGELLGFMALVDDYLAALFVRPDRQGRGVGHALLQEAKSKGARLHARVFVENDLAVRFYRRHGFVIEGEVADPLTGHPQYQMCCEPA, encoded by the coding sequence ATGCTGAGGGCGAGTCGGTCCGACGACATGGACGAGATCGTCGAAATCTGGTTGCTGGCCTCCCTGCAGGCCCACGACTTTGTCGATGCCTCCTGCTGGTGGCAGGCTCAGGAAGATCTGCGCACCCGCTATCTCGATCACGCCCGCATCTGGGTGTTCGAGGAGCGCGGCGAGCTGCTCGGTTTCATGGCGCTGGTGGATGACTACCTGGCGGCCCTGTTCGTGCGCCCCGACCGCCAGGGGCGGGGAGTGGGCCATGCCCTGCTGCAGGAGGCCAAATCCAAGGGGGCCCGGCTGCATGCGCGGGTGTTCGTGGAAAACGATCTGGCGGTGCGCTTCTATCGTCGCCACGGTTTCGTGATCGAGGGGGAGGTGGCCGATCCCCTCACCGGTCATCCCCAGTACCAGATGTGCTGCGAGCCCGCCTGA
- the rdgC gene encoding recombination-associated protein RdgC: MWFKNLQIYRFTRPFELTVEQLETQLEACAFTPCGSQDISRFGWVKPLGKFGSTLTHSAAGHILICARKEEKMLPGTVVKEMLAEKVEAIEFEQGRALKKKEKEALKEEILHTLLPRAFSRTSQTFAWINPADNLMVVDAGSAKKADDLLALLRKSIGTLPVVPVALKNPPEITMTEWLNEGNLPASFTLEDEAELRSAMEHGGIIRCKQQDLMTDEIKNHLANDKLVTKLALNWGETLSFVLGDDLSIKRLKFSEELREQNDDVTSEDPAARLDADFALVTAELAQFIPALFAALGGEEQSI; the protein is encoded by the coding sequence ATGTGGTTTAAAAACCTGCAGATTTATCGCTTTACCCGCCCCTTCGAGCTGACCGTCGAGCAGCTGGAAACCCAGCTGGAAGCCTGTGCCTTCACCCCGTGCGGCAGCCAGGACATCTCCCGGTTCGGGTGGGTCAAGCCCCTTGGCAAATTCGGCTCCACCCTGACCCACTCCGCCGCCGGCCACATCCTCATCTGTGCCCGCAAGGAAGAGAAGATGCTGCCCGGCACCGTGGTCAAGGAGATGCTGGCGGAGAAGGTAGAAGCGATCGAGTTCGAGCAGGGCCGCGCCCTCAAGAAGAAAGAGAAGGAAGCGCTCAAGGAGGAGATCCTCCATACCTTGCTGCCGCGCGCCTTCAGCCGCACCAGCCAGACCTTCGCCTGGATCAATCCGGCCGACAACCTGATGGTGGTGGACGCAGGCTCCGCCAAGAAGGCGGACGACCTGCTGGCCCTGCTGCGCAAATCCATCGGCACCCTGCCGGTGGTGCCGGTGGCCCTCAAGAACCCGCCCGAGATAACCATGACCGAGTGGCTGAACGAGGGCAACCTGCCCGCCTCCTTCACCCTGGAGGACGAGGCCGAGCTGCGCAGCGCCATGGAGCACGGTGGCATCATCCGCTGCAAGCAGCAGGATCTGATGACGGACGAGATCAAGAACCACCTGGCCAACGACAAGCTGGTCACCAAGCTGGCCCTCAACTGGGGCGAAACCCTGAGCTTCGTGCTGGGGGACGATCTCTCCATCAAGCGCCTGAAATTCAGCGAAGAGCTGCGCGAGCAGAACGATGACGTCACCAGCGAAGATCCGGCCGCCCGTCTGGATGCCGACTTCGCCCTGGTTACCGCCGAGCTGGCCCAGTTCATCCCGGCCCTGTTTGCCGCCCTGGGCGGTGAAGAGCAATCCATCTAA
- the ggt gene encoding gamma-glutamyltransferase, with amino-acid sequence MLRKPLGLAIALALLAGCTAQQSLQAPPAHTLIAPEAASGWQDKQGWQGRDFMVAAANPLAVEAGYQMIQAGGSAVDAAIAVQLVLTLVEPQSSGIGGGSLLLVWDGQKVAAVDGRETAPAAATDQLFMKDGKPMAFYDGVVGGRSVGAPGTVRALALAHQRYGKLPWAALFEPAITLAEQGFVISPRLAALLAKDPYLAKDPDARAYFYQADGSPKAAGTRLTNPALAKVLRTLASQGPDAFYRGPLAEAMVAKVHAHPTNPGMLSAVDLASYRARLRDGLCFDYRQSRVCGFPAPSSGTLALGQIFGMLESRDMAALKPVLGEQGQPAASAEAIHLYSEAARLAFADRNQYVADSDYVAVPVSGLLDKPYLARRGALIGERSMGLAKAGTPPLAPARGQDATPELPSTSHVSIVDKAGMAVSMTSSIEDGFGSRLMVNGYLLNNQLTDFSFTSLDAAGLPVANRVEPGKRPRSSMSPLLVFDKSSGELEMSLGSPGGSAIINYVGKTLLGTQDWGLNLQQAINLPNFGSRNGPTELEAGRTPAAVVEALKAKGHEVVLSEQTSGLQGVQRNASGWLGAADPRREGIAKGQ; translated from the coding sequence ATGTTGCGCAAACCACTGGGGCTGGCCATCGCCCTCGCACTGCTGGCCGGCTGCACCGCTCAGCAGAGTCTGCAAGCGCCCCCCGCCCACACCCTGATCGCGCCGGAGGCCGCCAGCGGCTGGCAGGACAAGCAGGGCTGGCAAGGCCGCGACTTCATGGTGGCCGCCGCCAACCCGCTGGCGGTGGAAGCGGGCTACCAGATGATCCAGGCCGGTGGCAGTGCGGTGGACGCCGCCATCGCGGTGCAGCTGGTGTTGACCCTGGTGGAGCCGCAATCCTCCGGCATCGGCGGCGGCTCCCTGCTGCTGGTGTGGGATGGTCAGAAAGTCGCGGCGGTGGATGGTCGCGAGACGGCCCCCGCCGCTGCCACCGATCAGCTGTTCATGAAGGATGGCAAGCCGATGGCCTTCTACGATGGCGTGGTGGGCGGGCGCTCGGTGGGCGCCCCCGGCACGGTGCGGGCGCTGGCGCTGGCCCACCAGCGTTACGGCAAGCTGCCCTGGGCTGCGCTGTTCGAGCCCGCCATCACCCTCGCGGAGCAGGGATTCGTGATAAGCCCGCGGCTGGCCGCGCTGCTGGCTAAGGACCCTTACCTTGCCAAGGATCCGGACGCGCGGGCCTACTTCTATCAGGCCGACGGCAGCCCCAAAGCGGCGGGAACCCGACTGACCAACCCGGCGCTGGCCAAGGTGCTGCGAACCCTGGCAAGCCAGGGGCCGGACGCCTTCTATCGCGGCCCGCTGGCCGAGGCCATGGTGGCCAAGGTGCACGCCCACCCGACCAACCCCGGGATGCTGAGCGCGGTCGATCTCGCCAGCTACCGCGCCAGGCTGCGCGACGGCCTCTGCTTTGACTATCGCCAGAGCCGGGTGTGCGGCTTTCCGGCCCCCTCGTCCGGCACCCTCGCCCTCGGCCAGATCTTCGGCATGCTGGAGAGCCGCGACATGGCGGCCCTCAAACCGGTGCTGGGGGAGCAGGGCCAGCCGGCCGCCTCCGCCGAGGCGATCCACCTCTACAGCGAGGCGGCGCGGCTCGCCTTTGCCGATCGCAACCAGTACGTGGCAGACAGCGACTATGTGGCGGTCCCCGTCAGCGGCCTGCTCGACAAGCCCTATCTGGCCCGGCGCGGCGCCCTCATCGGCGAGCGCTCCATGGGCCTGGCCAAAGCGGGCACCCCGCCGCTGGCGCCGGCTCGCGGCCAGGATGCCACCCCGGAGCTCCCCTCCACCAGCCACGTCTCCATCGTCGACAAGGCGGGGATGGCGGTCTCCATGACCAGCTCCATCGAAGACGGCTTCGGCTCGCGGCTGATGGTCAACGGCTACCTGCTCAACAACCAGCTCACCGACTTCTCCTTCACCTCGCTGGACGCCGCCGGGCTGCCGGTGGCCAACCGGGTGGAGCCGGGCAAGCGACCGCGCTCCTCCATGTCCCCCCTGCTGGTGTTTGACAAAAGCAGCGGCGAGCTGGAGATGAGCCTGGGCTCGCCGGGGGGCTCCGCCATCATCAACTACGTGGGCAAGACGTTGCTGGGCACCCAGGATTGGGGGCTCAACCTGCAGCAGGCGATCAATCTGCCCAACTTCGGCAGTCGCAACGGCCCCACCGAGCTGGAGGCGGGTCGCACCCCGGCCGCCGTGGTCGAGGCGCTCAAGGCGAAGGGACACGAGGTGGTGCTGAGCGAGCAGACCTCGGGCCTGCAGGGCGTGCAGCGCAACGCAAGCGGCTGGCTGGGCGCCGCCGATCCGCGCCGGGAGGGGATCGCCAAGGGCCAGTGA
- the ybaL gene encoding YbaL family putative K(+) efflux transporter: MDHSLPLITTLVGGFVLAYILGMFAQRLKISPMVGYLAAGVISGPFTPGYVADMKLVPELAELGVILLMFGVGLHFSFRDLMSVKRIAIPGAIAQIAVATLLGMGLSSLLGWDPVAGLMFGLALSTASTVVLLRALESRQNLETLQGRIAIGWLIVEDLVMVLALVMLPIIADIQFGEQTLSWQSIALDLGWTLGKVSLFVALMMVVGSRFIPWLLAHTASTGSRELFTLAVLTCSLGIAFGAVKLFGVSFALGAFFTGIVMNRSELSHRAANNTLPLQDAFAVLFFVSVGMLFNPAVLLTEPLAVLATLFIIMFGKSAAAYAIVRLFRYSRRTALTISASLAQIGEFSFILIGLAIVLKLVPEGARDLILVGASLSIMLNPLVFNAVERYLEKHPDADNAKVLAECKCPAVEMKAHTILVGYGRVGRLLVNGLQQAGRELVVIEQDPHRLESLRQADIPHVNGNVADDEVLCRAAITDACWLLVAIPNSFEAGEAIAQAKLINPAIRVIARAHSDDEVSFLTKQGADKVIMGEREIALGMLAQATA, encoded by the coding sequence ATGGACCACTCCCTTCCCCTGATTACCACTCTGGTCGGCGGCTTCGTGCTGGCCTACATCCTCGGCATGTTTGCCCAGCGCCTCAAGATTTCCCCCATGGTGGGTTATCTGGCGGCCGGGGTGATCTCGGGCCCCTTCACCCCGGGTTATGTGGCCGACATGAAGCTGGTGCCCGAGCTGGCGGAGCTGGGGGTGATCCTGCTGATGTTCGGGGTGGGGCTGCACTTCTCCTTCCGCGATCTGATGTCGGTGAAGCGGATCGCCATCCCCGGTGCCATCGCCCAGATCGCGGTCGCCACCCTGCTCGGCATGGGGCTCTCCTCCCTGCTGGGCTGGGATCCGGTCGCCGGCCTGATGTTCGGCCTCGCCCTCTCCACCGCCAGTACCGTGGTGCTGCTGCGGGCGCTGGAGAGCCGCCAGAATCTGGAAACCCTGCAGGGGCGCATCGCCATCGGCTGGCTCATCGTCGAGGATCTGGTGATGGTGCTGGCGCTGGTGATGCTGCCGATCATCGCCGACATCCAGTTCGGCGAGCAGACCCTGAGCTGGCAGAGCATAGCGCTGGATCTGGGCTGGACCCTCGGCAAGGTGAGCCTGTTCGTGGCGCTGATGATGGTGGTGGGCAGCCGCTTTATCCCCTGGCTGCTGGCCCATACCGCCAGCACCGGCTCGCGCGAGCTGTTCACCCTGGCGGTGCTGACCTGCTCGCTCGGCATCGCCTTCGGTGCGGTCAAGCTGTTCGGCGTCTCCTTCGCCCTCGGCGCCTTCTTCACCGGCATCGTCATGAACCGCTCCGAGCTGAGCCATCGCGCCGCCAACAACACCCTGCCGCTGCAGGACGCCTTCGCCGTGCTGTTCTTCGTCTCGGTGGGCATGCTGTTCAACCCGGCGGTGCTGCTGACCGAGCCGCTGGCGGTGCTGGCCACCCTGTTCATCATCATGTTCGGCAAGTCGGCGGCGGCTTACGCCATCGTGCGGCTGTTCCGCTACAGCCGGCGCACCGCTCTCACCATTTCCGCCAGCCTGGCCCAGATCGGCGAGTTCTCCTTCATCCTCATCGGGCTGGCCATCGTGCTCAAGCTAGTGCCGGAAGGGGCCCGCGACCTGATCCTGGTGGGTGCCAGCCTCTCCATCATGCTCAACCCGCTGGTGTTCAACGCCGTCGAGCGCTACCTGGAGAAACACCCGGACGCCGACAACGCCAAGGTGCTGGCCGAGTGCAAGTGCCCGGCGGTGGAGATGAAGGCCCACACCATACTGGTGGGCTATGGCCGGGTCGGCCGCCTGCTGGTGAACGGCCTGCAGCAGGCCGGGCGCGAGCTGGTGGTGATCGAGCAGGATCCGCACCGGCTGGAGAGCCTGCGTCAGGCCGACATTCCCCACGTCAACGGCAACGTGGCCGATGACGAGGTGCTGTGCCGCGCCGCCATCACCGACGCCTGCTGGCTGCTGGTGGCCATCCCCAACAGCTTCGAGGCCGGCGAGGCCATCGCCCAGGCCAAGCTCATCAACCCGGCGATCCGGGTGATCGCCCGCGCCCACAGCGACGATGAGGTGAGCTTCCTCACCAAGCAGGGAGCGGACAAGGTGATCATGGGCGAGCGGGAGATAGCCCTCGGCATGCTGGCCCAGGCCACCGCATAA
- a CDS encoding M28 family metallopeptidase produces the protein MKPLLTALLLPLLPLAVQAAEPVWITVGADSGVELKQVKAKLAPLFSASGAPVQLAQVEASELGTLSHLMHEGHQRCGGYVVHSTLADALQSMAQPISQNLFSAPPLTQGASVNRLLPYLDQGNIVGTISQLASWRNRYYTTTTGVQSADWVAGQWQTLSAPLPWASVSRVKHSGYPQQSVVLTLKGSRYPDEVVVLGGHLDSTAGSAPNSRTLAPGADDDASGIATLTEVLRVIAEQGRQPERTLQFIGYAAEEVGLRGSKDIATRYKAANTKVLAALQLDMTNYQGSAEDIVFMTDYTDKGLTGYLAQLLDAYLPQIRYGYDSCGYGCSDHASWHNQGYPAAMPFESRFNDYNPNIHTAQDTLQNSDPSAAHALKFAQLATSFAIEMGKIN, from the coding sequence ATGAAACCCTTGTTGACCGCCCTCTTGCTCCCCCTGCTGCCCCTCGCCGTACAGGCCGCCGAGCCCGTCTGGATCACGGTCGGTGCCGACAGCGGCGTCGAACTCAAGCAGGTCAAGGCCAAGCTGGCCCCCCTGTTCAGCGCCAGCGGCGCCCCGGTTCAGCTGGCCCAGGTCGAGGCGAGCGAACTTGGCACCCTCTCCCACCTGATGCACGAAGGGCACCAGCGCTGCGGCGGCTATGTGGTGCACAGCACCCTGGCCGACGCCCTGCAGAGCATGGCCCAGCCCATCAGCCAGAACCTGTTCAGCGCCCCGCCGCTGACCCAGGGGGCCAGCGTCAACCGGCTGCTGCCCTATCTGGATCAGGGCAACATAGTCGGCACCATCAGTCAGCTCGCCAGCTGGCGCAACCGCTACTACACCACCACCACAGGGGTGCAGTCGGCGGACTGGGTGGCCGGCCAGTGGCAGACCCTGAGCGCGCCCCTGCCCTGGGCCAGCGTCAGCCGGGTCAAGCACAGCGGCTACCCACAGCAATCCGTGGTGCTGACCCTCAAGGGCAGCCGCTACCCGGACGAAGTGGTGGTGCTCGGCGGTCACCTCGACTCCACCGCGGGCTCGGCCCCCAACAGCCGCACCCTGGCCCCCGGCGCCGATGACGATGCCTCCGGCATCGCTACCCTGACCGAGGTGCTGCGGGTCATCGCCGAGCAGGGCCGCCAGCCGGAGCGCACCCTACAGTTCATCGGCTATGCGGCGGAAGAGGTGGGGCTGCGCGGCTCCAAGGACATCGCCACCCGCTACAAGGCGGCCAATACCAAGGTGCTGGCGGCGCTGCAGCTGGACATGACCAACTACCAGGGCTCGGCAGAAGATATCGTCTTCATGACCGACTACACCGACAAGGGGCTGACCGGCTATCTGGCCCAGCTGCTCGACGCCTATCTGCCCCAGATCCGCTACGGCTATGACAGCTGCGGTTACGGCTGCTCGGATCACGCCTCCTGGCACAATCAGGGCTACCCGGCCGCCATGCCGTTCGAGTCGCGCTTCAACGACTACAACCCCAACATCCACACCGCCCAGGACACCTTGCAGAACTCGGATCCCTCGGCTGCCCACGCCCTCAAGTTCGCCCAGCTGGCCACCAGCTTCGCCATCGAGATGGGCAAGATAAACTGA